A single Helianthus annuus chloroplast, complete genome DNA region contains:
- the atpE gene encoding ATP synthase CF1 epsilon subunit codes for MTLNLCVLTPNRIVWDSEVKEIILSTNSGQIGVLPNHAPIATAVDIGILRIRLNDQWLTMALMGGFARIGNNEITVLVNDAEKSSDIDPQEAQQTLEIAEAALRKAEGKRQTIEANLALRRARTRVEAINAIS; via the coding sequence ATGACCTTAAATCTTTGTGTACTGACCCCTAATCGAATAGTTTGGGATTCAGAAGTGAAAGAAATCATTTTATCTACTAATAGTGGACAAATTGGCGTATTACCAAATCACGCTCCTATTGCCACAGCAGTAGATATAGGTATTTTGAGAATACGCCTTAACGACCAATGGCTAACGATGGCTCTGATGGGCGGTTTTGCTAGAATAGGTAATAATGAAATCACTGTTTTAGTAAATGATGCAGAGAAAAGTAGTGACATTGATCCACAAGAAGCTCAGCAAACTCTTGAAATAGCAGAAGCTGCTTTGAGAAAAGCTGAAGGAAAGAGACAAACAATCGAGGCAAATCTAGCTCTCCGACGGGCTAGGACACGAGTAGAGGCTATCAATGCCATTTCATAA
- the rbcL gene encoding ribulose-1,5-bisphosphate carboxylase/oxygenase large subunit, whose protein sequence is MSPQTETKASVGFKAGVKDYKLTYYTPEYETKDTDILAAFRVTPQPGVPPEEAGAAVAAESSTGTWTTVWTDGLTSLDRYKGRCYGLEPVPGEDNQFIAYVAYPLDLFEEGSVTNMFTSIVGNVFGFKALRALRLEDLRIPTAYVKTFDGPPHGIQVERDKLNKYGRPLLGCTIKPKLGLSAKNYGRACYECLRGGLDFTKDDENVNSQPFMRWRDRFLFCAEAIYKAQAETGEIKGHYLNATAGNCEDMMKRAVFARELGVPIVMHDYLTGGFTANTSLSQYCRDNGLLLHIHRAMHAVIDRQKNHGMHFRVLAKALRMSGGDHIHSGTVVGKLEGEREITLGFVDLLRDDFIEKDRSRGIYFTQDWVSLPGVLPVASGGIHVWHMPALTEIFGDDSVLQFGGGTLGHPWGNAPGAVANRVALEACVQARNEGRDLATEGNEIIREATKWSPELAAACEVWKEIKFEFQAMDTLDTDKDKDKKR, encoded by the coding sequence ATGTCACCACAAACAGAGACTAAAGCAAGTGTTGGATTCAAAGCTGGTGTTAAAGATTATAAATTGACTTATTATACTCCTGAATATGAAACCAAGGATACTGATATCTTGGCAGCATTTCGAGTAACTCCTCAACCTGGAGTTCCGCCTGAAGAAGCAGGGGCCGCAGTAGCTGCCGAATCTTCTACTGGTACATGGACAACTGTATGGACCGATGGACTTACCAGCCTTGACCGTTACAAAGGCCGATGCTATGGACTTGAGCCTGTTCCTGGAGAAGACAATCAATTTATTGCTTATGTAGCGTACCCATTAGACCTTTTTGAAGAAGGTTCTGTTACTAACATGTTTACTTCCATTGTAGGTAATGTATTTGGGTTCAAAGCCCTGCGTGCTCTACGTCTGGAAGATTTGCGAATCCCGACTGCGTATGTTAAAACTTTCGACGGTCCGCCTCACGGTATCCAAGTTGAAAGAGATAAATTGAACAAGTATGGTCGTCCCCTGTTGGGATGTACTATTAAACCGAAATTGGGGTTATCCGCTAAAAACTACGGTAGAGCTTGTTATGAATGTCTTCGTGGTGGCCTTGATTTTACTAAAGATGATGAGAACGTGAACTCCCAACCATTTATGCGTTGGAGAGACCGTTTCTTATTTTGTGCCGAAGCTATTTATAAAGCACAAGCTGAAACAGGTGAAATCAAAGGGCATTACTTGAATGCTACTGCGGGTAATTGCGAAGATATGATGAAAAGGGCTGTATTTGCTAGAGAATTGGGAGTTCCTATCGTAATGCATGACTACCTAACAGGTGGATTCACTGCAAATACTAGCTTGTCTCAGTATTGCCGAGATAATGGTCTACTTCTTCACATCCACCGCGCAATGCATGCGGTTATTGATAGACAGAAGAATCATGGTATGCACTTCCGTGTACTAGCTAAAGCGTTACGTATGTCCGGTGGAGATCACATTCATTCCGGTACCGTAGTAGGTAAACTTGAAGGGGAAAGAGAAATCACTTTGGGCTTTGTTGATTTACTGCGTGATGATTTTATTGAAAAAGATAGAAGTCGCGGTATTTATTTCACCCAAGATTGGGTCTCTCTACCAGGTGTTCTGCCTGTAGCTTCGGGGGGTATTCACGTTTGGCATATGCCTGCTCTAACCGAGATCTTTGGGGATGATTCCGTACTACAGTTCGGTGGAGGAACTTTAGGGCACCCTTGGGGTAATGCACCTGGTGCCGTAGCTAACCGAGTAGCTCTAGAAGCATGTGTACAAGCTCGTAATGAGGGACGCGATCTTGCTACTGAGGGTAATGAAATTATCCGTGAGGCTACCAAATGGAGTCCTGAACTAGCTGCTGCTTGTGAAGTATGGAAGGAGATCAAATTTGAGTTCCAGGCAATGGATACTTTGGATACGGATAAGGATAAAGATAAGAAGAGATAA
- the atpB gene encoding ATP synthase CF1 beta subunit: protein MRMNPTTSSSGVATLDKKNLGRIAQIIGPVLDVAFPPGKMPNIYNALVVKGRDTVGQPINVTCEVQQLLGNNRVRAVAMSATDGLTRGMDVIDTGAPLSVPVGGATLGRIFNVLGEPIDNLGPVDNSTTFPIHRSAPAFIQLDTKLSIFETGIKVVDLLAPYRRGGKIGLFGGAGVGKTVLIMELINNIAKAHGGVSVFGGVGERTREGNDLYMEMKESGVINEQNIAESKVALVYGQMNEPPGARMRVGLTALTMAEYFRDVNEQDVLLFVDNIFRFVQAGSEVSALLGRMPSAVGYQPTLSTEMGSLQERITSTKEGSITSIQAVYVPADDLTDPAPATTFAHLDATTVLSRGLAAKGIYPAVDPLDSTSTMLQPRIVGDEHYETAQQVKQTLQRYKELQDIIAILGLDELSEEDRLTVARARKIERFLSQPFFVAEVFTGSPGKYVGLAETIRGFQLILSGELDGLPEQAFYLVGNIDEATAKAMNLEMESNSKK from the coding sequence ATGAGAATGAATCCTACTACTTCTAGTTCTGGGGTTGCCACGCTTGACAAAAAGAACCTGGGGCGTATCGCCCAAATCATTGGTCCGGTACTAGATGTAGCCTTTCCGCCAGGCAAAATGCCTAATATTTATAACGCTTTGGTAGTTAAGGGTCGAGATACTGTTGGTCAACCAATTAATGTGACTTGTGAGGTACAGCAATTATTAGGAAACAATCGAGTTAGAGCCGTAGCTATGAGTGCTACAGACGGTCTAACGAGAGGAATGGACGTAATTGATACGGGAGCTCCGCTAAGTGTTCCGGTCGGTGGAGCGACTCTCGGACGAATTTTCAACGTGCTTGGGGAGCCTATTGATAATTTAGGTCCTGTAGATAATAGCACAACATTTCCTATTCATAGATCCGCGCCTGCCTTTATACAGTTAGATACAAAATTATCTATTTTTGAAACCGGAATTAAAGTAGTAGATCTTTTAGCCCCTTATCGCCGTGGAGGAAAAATCGGACTATTCGGGGGAGCTGGCGTGGGTAAAACAGTACTCATTATGGAATTGATTAACAATATTGCCAAAGCTCACGGAGGCGTATCTGTATTTGGCGGAGTCGGTGAACGGACTCGTGAAGGAAATGATCTTTACATGGAAATGAAAGAATCTGGAGTCATTAATGAACAAAATATTGCAGAATCAAAAGTGGCTCTAGTTTACGGTCAAATGAACGAACCGCCGGGAGCTCGTATGAGAGTTGGTTTGACTGCCCTAACTATGGCGGAATATTTCCGAGATGTTAATGAACAAGACGTTCTTTTATTTGTTGACAATATCTTCCGTTTTGTCCAAGCAGGATCTGAAGTATCCGCCTTGTTGGGTAGAATGCCTTCCGCTGTGGGTTATCAACCTACCCTTAGTACCGAAATGGGTTCTTTACAAGAAAGAATTACTTCTACCAAAGAAGGGTCCATAACTTCTATTCAAGCTGTTTATGTACCTGCAGATGATTTGACCGACCCTGCTCCTGCTACGACATTTGCACATTTAGATGCTACGACCGTATTATCAAGAGGATTGGCTGCCAAAGGTATCTATCCAGCAGTAGATCCTTTAGATTCAACGTCAACTATGCTACAACCCCGGATCGTTGGTGACGAACATTATGAAACTGCACAACAGGTTAAGCAAACTTTACAACGTTACAAAGAACTTCAAGATATTATAGCTATTCTTGGATTAGACGAATTATCCGAAGAAGATCGTTTAACCGTAGCAAGAGCGCGAAAAATTGAGCGTTTCTTATCACAACCTTTTTTCGTAGCAGAAGTATTTACGGGTTCTCCGGGAAAATATGTTGGTTTAGCAGAAACAATTAGAGGCTTTCAATTAATCCTTTCCGGAGAATTAGATGGTCTTCCCGAACAGGCCTTTTATTTGGTAGGTAACATCGATGAAGCTACGGCGAAGGCTATGAACTTAGAAATGGAGAGCAATTCGAAGAAATGA